The DNA window CCCGCAGCTGCCCGATGTGCCGGCTATCAGCGGCACCATCCCCACCCAGCTCTTCGCCGAGGCCATCTCGCAGGTCGCGATCGCCGCCGGCCGCGATGACACGCTGCCGATGCTGACCGGTGTGCGGGTGGAGATCGAGGGCAGCACCGTGGTGCTCGCCGCGACCGACCGGTTCCGTCTCGCCGTTCGCGAATTGCAGTGGGAGCCCACGGATCCGGACACCAGCGGAGCTGTTCTGGTCCCCGCCAAGACCTTGTCGGAGAGCGCGAAGACCGCGGGTGCGGAGGGCACCGGTGTGGTGTCGCTCGCCTTCGGCAACGGTTCGGCGATCGGCAACGACGGGATCCTGGGCATTCTGGGGGAGACAAAGCGCACCACCACGCGGCTGCTCGACGCGGAGTTCCCGAAGTTCCGTCAGCTGTTGCCGGCCAGCCATACCGCGATCGCCACCATCGACAGTGCTCCGCTGATCGAGGCCATCAAGCGTGTCGCGCTGGTCGCTGAACGCGGTGCGCAGGTCCGTCTGGAATTCGGTGAGGGATCGGTGCTCCTGACCGCCGGCGGCGACGAGGCCGGTAAGGCCGAGGAAGAACTGCCGGTGCAGTTCGCCGGTGAGGCTCTCACCATCGCGTTCAACCCGGGCTATCTGCTCGACGGCTTGTCGGCGATCAACGCCGATACCGTCGACTTCGGATTCACCACCCCCAGCCGGCCCGCGGTCCTGCGGCCGTCGAGTGGTGAGCAGCCCGCGGCTGACGAGTCGGGTGCCTTCGCGGCCCCGGAGAGTGCGTTCACCTACCTGCTCATGCCCGTTCGTCTGCCGGGCTGATCCCCGCGGCGTCCGCGCTGATCTGCTGTGTTCGTACGTGAACTGCACCTTCGTGACTTCCGGTCGTGGCGGACTGCCGATCTCGAGCTCGCCGCGGAACCCACCGTCTTCACCGGTCGCAACGGATT is part of the Gordonia bronchialis DSM 43247 genome and encodes:
- the dnaN gene encoding DNA polymerase III subunit beta, translated to MKFRVARDEFADSVAWVARSLPSRPPVPVLGCVVLGADDGLTISGFDYEVSAQESIAAEIAEPGQVLVSGRLLADITKALPNKPVDVTLDGARVAIACGSAKFSLPTMPVEDYPQLPDVPAISGTIPTQLFAEAISQVAIAAGRDDTLPMLTGVRVEIEGSTVVLAATDRFRLAVRELQWEPTDPDTSGAVLVPAKTLSESAKTAGAEGTGVVSLAFGNGSAIGNDGILGILGETKRTTTRLLDAEFPKFRQLLPASHTAIATIDSAPLIEAIKRVALVAERGAQVRLEFGEGSVLLTAGGDEAGKAEEELPVQFAGEALTIAFNPGYLLDGLSAINADTVDFGFTTPSRPAVLRPSSGEQPAADESGAFAAPESAFTYLLMPVRLPG